The following are encoded in a window of Flavobacteriales bacterium genomic DNA:
- the rpmA gene encoding 50S ribosomal protein L27 has protein sequence MAHKKGAGSSKNGRESHSKRLGVKIYGGQLAIAGNIIVRQRGTKHRPGENVGLGKDHTIFALVDGTVVFKKKKDNKSFVSVDPLPTDN, from the coding sequence ATGGCACATAAGAAAGGAGCGGGTAGCTCAAAAAACGGTAGAGAATCGCACAGTAAGCGATTAGGTGTTAAGATTTATGGTGGTCAGCTTGCTATAGCTGGTAACATTATCGTTCGCCAAAGAGGTACAAAACACAGGCCAGGTGAAAACGTTGGTTTAGGAAAAGATCATACCATATTTGCATTAGTAGATGGTACAGTAGTGTTCAAAAAGAAAAAAGACAACAAGTCTTTTGTATCTGTAGATCCACTTCCAACGGATAATTAA